A window of Aquitalea denitrificans contains these coding sequences:
- a CDS encoding LysE family translocator: MPQSIHWLTFALLALGMVLTPGPNMAYLLSRSICQGRRAGMISLAGVGTGFLCYMLCAALGISALLLAVPLAYDALRLAGAGYLMYLAWQALKPGGRSPFEVRQLDADSPRKLFAMGMLTNLLNPKVAVMYLSLLPQFIDTAQGSVLAQSLWLGFTQIAISLLVNGVLIVLAGGMARFLGGRPLFLRVQRWLMGGVLAVMAVHLARQGRA, translated from the coding sequence ATGCCACAGTCCATTCACTGGCTTACCTTTGCCCTGCTGGCGCTGGGCATGGTGCTGACCCCCGGCCCCAATATGGCCTATCTCCTGTCGCGCTCCATCTGCCAGGGGCGGCGTGCCGGCATGATATCGCTGGCAGGCGTAGGCACCGGTTTTCTCTGCTACATGCTGTGTGCCGCACTGGGTATCAGTGCGCTGCTGCTGGCGGTACCGCTGGCCTATGATGCCTTACGGCTGGCCGGGGCAGGCTATCTCATGTATCTGGCCTGGCAGGCGCTCAAGCCCGGTGGCCGTTCGCCTTTCGAAGTGCGCCAGCTTGACGCGGACAGCCCGCGCAAACTGTTTGCCATGGGTATGCTGACCAATCTGCTGAATCCCAAGGTGGCGGTGATGTATTTGTCGCTGCTGCCGCAATTCATTGATACCGCGCAGGGCAGTGTACTGGCCCAGTCCTTGTGGCTGGGTTTTACCCAGATTGCCATCAGCCTGCTGGTAAACGGTGTGCTGATTGTGCTGGCCGGTGGCATGGCACGTTTTCTTGGTGGACGTCCGCTGTTTTTGCGCGTGCAGCGCTGGCTGATGGGGGGCGTGCTGGCCGTGATGGCTGTGCATCTGGCCCGCCAGGGCCGGGCCTGA
- a CDS encoding PAS domain-containing protein has product MASFPVFQSLIDTVQGGLLLVQPDSGHILGANQLAAILLATPHAQLIGQPLHDFLPPGETQIPTLLAGHDMVYNRSMQLQTATGRLINVQFSLREVLLDGSRIMVVSFSDRTEQQLMSQLLNFEQQLLARSLKLVKHLHQQHVAGAEDDQLTGLISMPELLAAAHTETGRIRRYGGALSGMAVQILSLPPAGADTEMAAARRHLLQLAASICMQATRDSDLVARREEDVFLLLLPGTSLSGADELAPRLLLALSQPAGFADVQTLPLRLCIGISALRDDEQAPNAMLKRLQGALDQARMAGSNRIFRQE; this is encoded by the coding sequence ATGGCCAGCTTCCCCGTCTTCCAGTCGCTGATTGATACCGTACAGGGCGGGCTGCTGCTGGTACAGCCGGACAGCGGCCACATCCTTGGTGCCAATCAACTGGCCGCCATTTTACTGGCCACACCCCATGCACAACTGATAGGCCAGCCCCTGCATGACTTTCTGCCGCCCGGTGAAACACAAATTCCCACCCTGCTTGCCGGTCACGACATGGTCTATAACCGCAGCATGCAGTTGCAAACCGCAACCGGGCGCTTGATCAATGTCCAGTTTTCCCTGCGGGAAGTCCTGCTTGATGGCAGCAGAATCATGGTGGTCAGCTTCAGCGACAGAACCGAACAGCAGTTGATGAGCCAGTTGCTGAACTTCGAGCAACAACTACTCGCCCGCTCGCTCAAACTGGTCAAGCACCTGCACCAGCAACATGTCGCCGGTGCCGAAGACGACCAGCTCACCGGGCTGATCAGCATGCCGGAACTGCTCGCCGCCGCCCATACCGAAACCGGGCGTATCCGCCGCTACGGCGGTGCGCTATCCGGCATGGCCGTGCAAATACTCAGCCTGCCCCCCGCCGGTGCCGACACAGAAATGGCAGCAGCACGCCGACACCTGCTGCAGCTGGCAGCCAGTATTTGCATGCAGGCCACGCGGGACAGCGATCTGGTCGCACGACGGGAGGAAGATGTTTTTCTACTGCTGCTGCCCGGCACGTCATTATCAGGTGCCGATGAGCTGGCCCCCCGGCTGCTGCTTGCACTCAGCCAGCCAGCCGGTTTCGCCGACGTACAGACGCTACCACTACGCTTATGCATAGGCATCAGTGCCTTGCGTGACGATGAACAGGCACCCAATGCCATGTTGAAACGCCTGCAAGGCGCACTGGATCAGGCCCGCATGGCAGGCAGCAACCGGATATTCCGTCAGGAGTAG
- the serB gene encoding phosphoserine phosphatase SerB has product MSITLVIQSPRLDNRELQELANLAGASSIQQPSPDVARLEAVDPASRDAISACCQTLGYDFAFVDGKLKLADFGLLVSDMDSTLITIECIDEIADMQGIKPQVAAITERSMRGELDFSASLRERVALLAGLSESALEKVYQERLQLSPGAEQLLARCKENDIRFMLVSGGFTFFTERLKQQLGLDYAYANQLEVVDGKLTGRVVGDIVDAAAKQRLLIEKRSELGLRPEQVIAMGDGANDLLMLGEAGVGVAYRAKPVVQAKADVAINIVGLDGVARLFA; this is encoded by the coding sequence ATGTCCATCACCCTCGTCATTCAATCCCCCCGTCTCGATAACCGCGAGCTACAGGAGCTGGCGAACCTTGCCGGTGCCAGCAGCATCCAGCAGCCCAGCCCCGACGTGGCACGGCTGGAGGCGGTCGACCCGGCCAGCCGCGATGCCATCAGCGCCTGCTGCCAGACGCTGGGCTATGACTTTGCCTTTGTCGATGGCAAGCTGAAATTGGCAGATTTCGGCCTGCTGGTGTCCGACATGGATTCCACCCTGATCACCATCGAATGCATTGATGAAATTGCCGACATGCAAGGCATCAAGCCGCAGGTGGCCGCTATTACCGAACGCTCCATGCGCGGCGAACTGGATTTTTCCGCCTCGCTGCGCGAACGGGTGGCCTTGCTGGCCGGCCTGTCGGAAAGCGCGCTGGAAAAGGTTTACCAGGAACGCCTGCAACTGAGCCCGGGAGCGGAACAACTGCTGGCCCGCTGCAAGGAAAACGACATCCGCTTCATGCTGGTATCCGGTGGGTTCACCTTCTTTACCGAACGTCTGAAACAACAGCTGGGACTGGACTATGCTTACGCCAACCAGCTGGAAGTAGTGGACGGCAAACTCACAGGCCGCGTAGTGGGGGACATTGTGGATGCCGCAGCCAAACAGCGTCTGCTGATCGAAAAACGCAGCGAACTGGGCTTGCGCCCGGAACAGGTGATTGCCATGGGCGATGGTGCCAACGACCTCTTGATGCTGGGCGAGGCCGGTGTCGGCGTGGCCTACCGTGCCAAGCCGGTGGTGCAGGCCAAGGCCGACGTGGCCATCAATATCGTTGGGCTGGATGGTGTGGCCAGACTGTTTGCCTGA
- a CDS encoding DoxX family protein: MQVLRQKLLPLQQLFDQASHCARPLVLLLFRLWVANVFFKSGLTKLEDWDTTLLLFSNDYHVPLLPPALAAVMGTFGETVFSSLLAFGLFGRFAAAGLFVVNLMAVISYPGLTDITRQFHVYWGMLLLVLFAFGPGCLSLDAAWQRWRTRGKSSR; the protein is encoded by the coding sequence ATGCAAGTTCTCAGACAAAAACTGCTGCCGCTGCAGCAGCTGTTCGACCAGGCCAGTCACTGCGCCCGTCCGCTGGTACTGCTGCTGTTCCGGCTGTGGGTGGCAAATGTATTTTTCAAATCCGGCCTCACCAAGCTGGAGGACTGGGATACCACCCTGCTGCTGTTTTCCAATGACTACCATGTGCCACTGCTGCCGCCAGCCCTGGCTGCGGTGATGGGCACCTTTGGCGAAACCGTGTTTTCCAGTCTGCTGGCCTTCGGCCTGTTTGGCCGCTTTGCCGCCGCCGGGCTGTTTGTAGTCAACCTGATGGCGGTGATCAGCTATCCCGGCCTCACCGACATCACCCGCCAATTCCATGTTTACTGGGGCATGCTGCTGCTGGTGCTGTTTGCCTTCGGCCCGGGATGCCTGTCGCTGGATGCCGCCTGGCAGCGCTGGCGGACCCGGGGCAAGTCCTCACGCTGA
- a CDS encoding DNA-binding domain-containing protein: MTPEARWQAELLELIAQQEQQPDSTLGLNAAGLAVYRNNYRLGLIETLNMIYPVCGQIVGTEFMTGLAREYSKRHASHSGNLHSYGAAFGDFLQDFPPAQTLPYLPDVARLEWAVHRSYYAIDQPPLAATTLVDVHPDQFGQLRFSLSDSSRALSSPWPVVSIWQGHQPGQTLNVDLEAGGEPALVSRHAGKVRVQAQTAGMAALLLALQEGLLLEEAAGRALSAEAGFDLQAGLARLFADGLLSHYQL; the protein is encoded by the coding sequence ATGACGCCTGAAGCACGCTGGCAGGCCGAGCTGCTGGAACTGATTGCCCAGCAAGAGCAGCAGCCGGATAGCACGCTGGGCTTGAATGCGGCCGGACTGGCGGTTTACCGCAACAACTACCGGCTGGGCCTGATCGAAACCCTGAACATGATTTACCCGGTGTGCGGCCAGATTGTCGGCACGGAATTCATGACAGGGCTGGCACGGGAATACAGCAAGCGCCATGCCTCGCATAGCGGCAACCTGCACAGCTATGGCGCAGCGTTCGGTGATTTCCTGCAGGATTTTCCACCGGCACAGACGCTACCGTATCTGCCCGATGTCGCCCGGCTGGAATGGGCAGTGCATCGCAGCTATTACGCCATCGACCAGCCGCCACTGGCCGCGACGACGCTGGTGGATGTCCATCCGGATCAATTCGGTCAGCTGCGCTTCAGCCTGAGTGACAGCAGCCGGGCACTGTCATCGCCCTGGCCTGTGGTTTCCATCTGGCAAGGACACCAGCCCGGCCAGACGCTGAATGTAGACCTGGAGGCCGGCGGCGAACCGGCACTGGTCAGCCGCCATGCCGGCAAGGTTCGCGTACAAGCCCAAACCGCAGGCATGGCTGCACTATTGCTGGCCCTGCAAGAGGGCTTGCTGCTGGAAGAGGCTGCCGGACGGGCCTTGTCGGCAGAAGCCGGCTTCGACCTGCAAGCCGGGCTGGCCCGCCTGTTTGCCGACGGACTGCTCAGCCACTACCAACTGTAA
- a CDS encoding DUF692 domain-containing protein, whose product MTHSALPAIAGIGLRAPHYRQVLDTLPPLGWVEVHSENFFDGGMPLAMLQRVAARYPLSLHGVGLGLGSLVRPDGEHLAALKRLVDAIQPAAVSEHLSFNHSAQRYVNDLLPIPYTSAALEVIASHVAETQDALGRRILLENLSSYVEYPGNEMNEGEFLAELVTRTGCGLLLDVNNLYVNGINLGTDVQAVLAALPAEAIGEIHLAGYSERDGMLVDTHSQPVHPGVWQLYTQVIEQLGPRPTLIEWDLDIPPLDTLQAEAAKAEAILLGARHDA is encoded by the coding sequence ATGACCCACTCCGCCCTCCCCGCCATCGCCGGTATCGGCCTGCGCGCACCGCATTACCGCCAGGTGCTGGACACCCTGCCACCACTGGGCTGGGTGGAAGTGCACAGTGAAAACTTCTTCGATGGCGGCATGCCGCTGGCCATGCTGCAGCGCGTGGCAGCGCGCTATCCGCTGTCGCTGCACGGCGTGGGGCTGGGGCTGGGTTCGCTGGTGCGGCCGGACGGCGAACATCTGGCCGCGCTCAAGCGGCTGGTGGATGCCATCCAGCCAGCGGCGGTATCAGAACACCTGTCCTTCAACCACAGTGCGCAGCGTTATGTGAACGACCTGCTGCCCATTCCCTACACCAGCGCAGCGCTGGAGGTGATTGCCAGCCACGTGGCGGAAACCCAGGACGCGCTGGGCCGGCGCATCTTGCTGGAAAACCTGTCCAGCTATGTGGAATATCCCGGCAACGAGATGAACGAAGGCGAGTTTCTGGCCGAGCTGGTAACACGTACCGGCTGCGGCCTGCTGCTGGACGTCAACAATCTCTACGTCAATGGCATCAATCTGGGAACGGATGTGCAGGCCGTGCTGGCCGCCCTGCCAGCCGAGGCCATTGGCGAAATCCACCTGGCCGGCTATAGCGAGCGCGACGGCATGCTGGTGGATACCCACAGCCAGCCGGTACACCCCGGCGTATGGCAGTTATACACGCAGGTGATAGAACAGCTAGGCCCGCGCCCGACGCTGATCGAGTGGGATCTGGACATTCCGCCGCTGGATACGCTGCAAGCCGAGGCAGCCAAGGCCGAGGCCATTCTGCTAGGAGCCCGCCATGACGCCTGA
- a CDS encoding DUF2282 domain-containing protein, translating to MNASKALLASALGAVVAMGALSATPAAAAEKEKCFGIAQAGKNDCASATGAHSCAGQATKDKDPGDWKYVAKGSCEKMGGKLAK from the coding sequence ATGAATGCATCCAAAGCCCTGCTCGCTTCCGCCCTCGGTGCTGTTGTTGCCATGGGCGCACTCAGCGCCACCCCGGCTGCCGCCGCAGAAAAGGAAAAGTGTTTCGGCATTGCCCAGGCTGGCAAGAACGACTGTGCCTCCGCCACTGGCGCCCACTCCTGCGCTGGCCAGGCCACCAAGGACAAGGACCCCGGCGACTGGAAATACGTGGCCAAGGGCAGCTGCGAAAAAATGGGCGGCAAGCTGGCCAAGTAA
- a CDS encoding DUF2282 domain-containing protein, whose amino-acid sequence MNTSKTLLASALGAVVAMAALSATPAAAADMEKCYGVAMVGMNDCASATGVHGCKGQAKMDKDPGDWKMVAKGSCEQMGGMTMAPMKQ is encoded by the coding sequence ATGAACACTTCCAAGACCTTGCTTGCTTCCGCCCTCGGTGCCGTTGTCGCCATGGCTGCACTGAGCGCCACCCCGGCCGCTGCTGCCGACATGGAAAAATGCTATGGCGTGGCCATGGTCGGCATGAACGACTGTGCCTCCGCCACCGGCGTGCACGGCTGTAAAGGCCAGGCCAAGATGGACAAAGACCCCGGCGACTGGAAAATGGTGGCCAAAGGTAGCTGCGAACAGATGGGTGGCATGACCATGGCACCAATGAAACAATAA
- the queE gene encoding 7-carboxy-7-deazaguanine synthase, whose amino-acid sequence MYTVKEIFYTLQGEGRQAGRAAVFCRFSGCNLWSGREEDRSKAVCQFCDTDFVGTGPDGGKFATAAELAARIASEWPAGSGGTPYVVCTGGEPLLQLDSALIDALHAEGFEIAVETNGTIAAPDGIDWICVSPKAGAPLLQTSGNELKLVYPQATQLPETVAHLQFDTFYLQAMDGPALAANTRAAIAYCMAHPRWRLSVQTHKVVNIR is encoded by the coding sequence ATGTACACGGTAAAGGAAATCTTCTACACCCTGCAGGGCGAAGGCCGACAAGCAGGCCGCGCCGCGGTGTTTTGCCGCTTTAGTGGCTGTAATTTGTGGTCTGGCCGCGAGGAAGACCGCAGCAAAGCGGTCTGCCAGTTCTGCGACACCGACTTTGTCGGCACCGGCCCGGATGGCGGCAAGTTTGCCACCGCCGCCGAACTGGCCGCCCGCATTGCCAGCGAATGGCCGGCAGGCAGCGGCGGCACACCCTATGTGGTGTGCACCGGTGGCGAGCCACTGCTGCAACTGGACAGCGCACTGATTGATGCCCTGCATGCCGAGGGTTTTGAAATCGCGGTGGAAACCAATGGCACCATCGCCGCGCCGGACGGTATCGACTGGATCTGCGTCAGCCCCAAGGCCGGCGCGCCGCTGCTGCAAACCAGTGGCAACGAATTGAAGCTGGTCTACCCGCAAGCCACCCAGCTACCGGAAACCGTCGCCCATTTGCAGTTCGACACCTTCTACCTGCAAGCGATGGATGGCCCGGCGCTGGCCGCCAATACCCGCGCCGCCATTGCCTACTGCATGGCACACCCGCGCTGGCGGCTGTCGGTACAGACTCACAAGGTGGTGAATATCCGCTAA
- a CDS encoding 6-carboxytetrahydropterin synthase yields MLTGSLDRTMGWLLDFGDVKDRFKPIYRQLDHNPLDKLAGVRDGHSQSVVEWVHAHLSPLVPELARIDLMENAHQGVSLLFHDDMRWPLLQGE; encoded by the coding sequence ATGCTCACCGGCAGCCTGGACCGCACCATGGGCTGGCTGCTGGATTTTGGCGATGTCAAAGACCGCTTCAAGCCCATCTACCGCCAGCTGGACCACAACCCGCTGGACAAGCTGGCTGGCGTGCGTGACGGCCACAGCCAGTCGGTGGTCGAATGGGTGCATGCCCATCTGTCACCGCTGGTGCCGGAGCTGGCACGCATCGACCTGATGGAAAACGCCCATCAGGGGGTATCGCTGCTGTTCCATGACGATATGCGCTGGCCACTGCTGCAGGGGGAATGA
- the queC gene encoding 7-cyano-7-deazaguanine synthase QueC, with translation MKPTPPKTAEKALVVLSGGQDSTTCLYWALQQFGAANVEAVTFDYGQRHRVELDCARKIAAMAGVRQTVLPIDTFAAIGGNALTDDSITPEEGSRDDDALPNTFVPGRNLIFLTFAAAFGYTRGARHIVTGVAQTDYSGYPDCRENTLQALQLAVRLGMDSRVELHTPLMYLSKAETVTLAQKVGAMEALAWSHTCYNGAVPPCGHCASCELRAKGFAEAGVADPLVERCSKEA, from the coding sequence ATGAAACCGACTCCCCCCAAGACTGCGGAAAAAGCACTGGTTGTGCTGTCCGGCGGTCAGGACTCCACCACCTGCCTGTACTGGGCGCTGCAGCAGTTTGGCGCAGCCAATGTGGAAGCCGTTACCTTCGACTACGGCCAGCGCCACCGCGTGGAGCTGGACTGCGCGCGCAAGATTGCCGCCATGGCTGGCGTGCGCCAGACCGTGCTGCCCATCGACACCTTTGCCGCCATCGGTGGCAATGCGCTGACCGATGACAGCATTACGCCGGAGGAAGGCAGCCGCGACGACGATGCCCTGCCCAATACTTTTGTGCCGGGCCGCAACCTGATTTTCCTCACTTTTGCCGCCGCCTTCGGCTACACCCGTGGCGCGCGTCACATCGTCACCGGCGTGGCGCAGACCGACTACTCCGGCTACCCGGACTGCCGCGAAAACACCCTGCAGGCGCTGCAACTGGCGGTGCGACTGGGCATGGACAGCCGGGTAGAACTGCACACCCCGCTGATGTATCTGAGCAAGGCCGAAACCGTCACCCTGGCGCAGAAAGTGGGCGCAATGGAAGCGCTGGCCTGGAGCCACACCTGCTATAACGGCGCGGTGCCGCCTTGCGGTCATTGCGCCTCCTGCGAGCTGCGCGCCAAGGGCTTTGCCGAAGCTGGCGTGGCCGACCCGCTGGTCGAACGCTGCAGCAAGGAGGCCTGA
- a CDS encoding diacylglycerol/lipid kinase family protein, producing the protein MDQTRLVFILHGLRCPRSLPDRLLQRFAAHYQVDIHITTSAVSAEAMALAAVEQGCDYLIAVGGDGTIHEVINGVMRADAAARERVAVGALPFGTGNDFVRSLGVNDSLEQLEQLIASQRVRRIDLGRLSLPGEAGERVIWFGNIASLGISSAIVEQVRRLPGWLPASVAFYLSILLTLLRYRPRRMQLTLESGEVISGDFLSLCVANGRYFGSGLGIAPLARLDDGLLEVVMIKRGGGLDFLRHLPSLRKAQPVLDERVRYLSVRSLLVEGQNCPLEVDGELVGQAPARFTLEPAVLRCLSAL; encoded by the coding sequence ATGGATCAGACCCGCCTAGTTTTCATCCTGCATGGCCTGCGCTGTCCGCGCAGCCTGCCGGACCGCCTGTTGCAACGTTTTGCTGCGCATTACCAGGTGGATATCCACATCACCACCTCGGCGGTGAGTGCCGAGGCGATGGCGCTGGCGGCGGTGGAGCAGGGCTGTGATTACCTGATTGCCGTGGGCGGCGATGGCACCATCCACGAGGTGATCAATGGCGTGATGCGGGCGGATGCTGCCGCACGCGAGCGGGTGGCGGTGGGGGCGCTGCCGTTTGGCACCGGTAATGATTTTGTCCGTTCGCTGGGGGTGAACGATTCGCTGGAACAACTGGAACAGTTGATTGCCAGCCAGCGCGTGCGCCGCATCGACCTGGGGCGGCTTAGCCTGCCGGGAGAGGCCGGTGAGCGGGTGATCTGGTTTGGCAATATCGCTTCACTGGGCATCAGCTCGGCCATTGTCGAGCAGGTGCGCCGTCTGCCTGGCTGGCTGCCGGCCAGCGTGGCGTTTTATCTGTCCATCCTGCTCACCTTGCTGCGTTACCGGCCACGCCGCATGCAGCTGACCCTGGAGAGCGGCGAAGTAATCAGTGGTGATTTCCTCAGCCTGTGCGTGGCCAATGGCCGCTATTTTGGTAGCGGGCTGGGCATTGCACCGCTGGCGCGGTTGGATGATGGCTTGCTGGAAGTGGTGATGATCAAGCGCGGTGGCGGACTGGACTTTTTGCGGCATCTGCCCAGCTTGCGCAAGGCACAGCCGGTGCTGGACGAGCGGGTGCGTTACCTGAGTGTGCGCAGCCTGCTGGTGGAGGGGCAGAACTGCCCGCTGGAGGTGGATGGCGAACTGGTAGGGCAGGCGCCGGCCCGCTTTACGCTGGAACCGGCGGTGCTGCGCTGCCTGTCCGCCCTCTGA
- a CDS encoding type 1 glutamine amidotransferase domain-containing protein, whose product MKKVLFVLTSHDTLGNTGHKTGFWIEEFAAPYYALADKGVAITLASPKGGQPPIDPKSADPAFSTPATERFNQDPALQAVLANTVALDSVKADDFDAVFYPGGHGPLWDLVDNAASIKLIEDFITASKPVAAVCHASAVLVNARDTAGQPLVAGRKVTGFSNTEEDAVQLTDIVPLLVEDALQAKGGIYEKGPDWGVFAVEDGLLITGQNPASSELVAEKLLARLNG is encoded by the coding sequence ATGAAAAAAGTCCTGTTTGTCCTCACCAGCCATGACACGCTGGGCAATACCGGCCACAAAACCGGTTTCTGGATCGAAGAATTTGCCGCGCCCTATTACGCGCTGGCCGACAAGGGGGTGGCCATCACCCTGGCCTCGCCCAAGGGCGGCCAGCCGCCGATCGACCCCAAGAGCGCCGACCCGGCGTTCAGCACCCCGGCCACCGAACGCTTCAATCAGGACCCCGCGCTGCAAGCCGTACTGGCCAACACCGTGGCCCTGGACAGCGTCAAAGCCGATGATTTTGACGCCGTGTTCTACCCCGGCGGCCATGGTCCGCTGTGGGATCTGGTCGACAACGCAGCCTCCATCAAGCTGATTGAAGACTTTATCACCGCCAGCAAGCCGGTGGCGGCCGTCTGCCATGCCTCGGCGGTGCTGGTGAATGCACGTGATACCGCAGGCCAGCCACTGGTGGCCGGTCGCAAGGTCACCGGTTTTTCCAATACGGAAGAAGATGCAGTGCAGCTGACTGACATTGTGCCGCTGCTGGTGGAAGATGCGCTGCAAGCCAAGGGTGGCATTTATGAAAAAGGCCCGGACTGGGGCGTGTTTGCCGTGGAAGATGGCCTGCTGATTACCGGTCAGAACCCGGCCTCGTCCGAACTGGTGGCCGAAAAGCTGCTGGCCCGCCTCAACGGCTGA
- the nemA gene encoding N-ethylmaleimide reductase, translating into MSLDKLFTPLQVGAVTLNNRIAMAPLTRLRNTEPGDVPTDLSVQYYTQRASAGLIIAEGTHISRTAKGYAGAPGIYSEEQVAAWGKVNASVHAAGGKTALQLWHTGRISHRSLQPDGEAPVAPSAIRAESNTNVRQADGSLARVPCDEPRALEISELEDILEDYRRATDNARRAGFDLVEIHGAHGYLLDQFLSPEANVRTDAYGGSVENRARFLLEVVDAVVAEWDAAHVGIRISPLGVFNGVSNVEQQDIALYVIEQLAKRKLAFLHISEPDWAGGPALSEAFRQEIRKRYPGVIIAAGGYSAEKADKLIGAGYIDAVAFGRSYIANPDLVERLQAGAALNTPDAATFYGGDAKGYTDYPTL; encoded by the coding sequence ATGAGCCTGGATAAACTGTTTACCCCGCTGCAAGTGGGTGCCGTCACCCTGAACAACCGCATTGCCATGGCCCCACTTACCCGGCTGCGCAATACCGAACCGGGCGATGTGCCCACCGATCTGTCAGTGCAGTACTACACCCAGCGCGCCAGCGCCGGGCTGATCATTGCCGAAGGCACCCATATCTCGCGCACCGCCAAGGGCTATGCCGGCGCACCGGGCATCTATAGCGAAGAACAGGTGGCCGCCTGGGGCAAGGTGAATGCCTCGGTACACGCCGCTGGCGGCAAGACTGCGCTGCAGCTGTGGCATACCGGCCGTATCTCGCACCGCTCCTTGCAGCCGGATGGCGAAGCACCGGTAGCACCGTCGGCCATCCGCGCCGAAAGCAATACCAATGTGCGCCAAGCAGATGGCAGCCTGGCCCGCGTCCCCTGCGACGAGCCGCGCGCGCTGGAAATCTCCGAGTTGGAAGACATTCTGGAAGACTACCGCCGCGCCACCGACAACGCGCGCCGCGCCGGTTTCGATCTGGTGGAAATCCACGGTGCCCACGGTTATCTGCTGGACCAGTTCCTGTCGCCGGAAGCCAATGTACGCACCGACGCCTACGGCGGCAGCGTGGAAAACCGTGCCCGCTTCCTGCTGGAAGTGGTGGATGCCGTGGTGGCCGAATGGGACGCCGCCCACGTGGGCATCCGCATTTCGCCGCTGGGGGTGTTCAATGGCGTGTCCAATGTCGAGCAGCAAGACATCGCGCTGTATGTGATCGAACAGCTGGCCAAGCGCAAGCTGGCCTTCCTGCACATTTCCGAGCCGGACTGGGCCGGTGGCCCGGCGCTGAGCGAAGCCTTCCGTCAGGAAATCCGCAAACGCTATCCGGGCGTGATCATCGCCGCCGGTGGCTATAGCGCGGAAAAAGCGGATAAGCTGATTGGCGCGGGCTATATCGATGCAGTGGCCTTTGGCCGCAGCTATATCGCCAACCCGGATCTGGTGGAACGCCTGCAAGCCGGTGCCGCGCTGAACACGCCGGATGCCGCCACCTTCTACGGTGGCGATGCCAAGGGCTATACCGACTACCCGACGCTGTAA
- a CDS encoding NADPH-dependent oxidoreductase — protein sequence MNSTLELMQQHRSIRSYQDKPVPAEVLDAVLDAAWKGPTSINGQQVSLVVVQDAARRQQIAALAGGQPWIAQAPVFVTLVVDFYKTRLGVEAAGAEQVIQDSVEGFAVGAVDAGIALGNLMTAARAAGLGVVPIGGIRRNPQAMIELLQLPEYTFPIAGVVIGYTDQDSSIKPRLPRESFVHHEHYQTAQLPEQIRQYDQALVSYWQQIGRADGLPWSANTAQYYQNVYFPEVAPVARKQGFGFDR from the coding sequence ATGAACAGCACACTGGAACTGATGCAGCAACATCGCAGTATTCGCAGCTATCAGGACAAACCCGTCCCCGCCGAGGTACTGGATGCGGTGCTGGACGCCGCCTGGAAAGGCCCCACTTCCATCAATGGCCAGCAGGTGTCGCTGGTGGTGGTGCAGGACGCCGCGCGCCGCCAGCAGATTGCCGCCCTGGCTGGTGGTCAGCCGTGGATTGCCCAGGCGCCGGTGTTTGTCACCCTAGTGGTGGACTTCTACAAGACCCGGCTGGGCGTGGAAGCCGCCGGTGCCGAGCAGGTGATTCAGGACAGCGTGGAAGGCTTTGCCGTGGGTGCCGTGGATGCCGGCATTGCCTTGGGCAACCTGATGACCGCCGCCCGCGCTGCCGGGCTGGGCGTGGTGCCGATCGGCGGCATCCGCCGCAACCCGCAAGCCATGATCGAGCTGCTGCAATTGCCGGAATACACCTTCCCCATTGCTGGCGTGGTCATCGGCTATACCGATCAGGACAGCAGCATCAAACCGCGCCTGCCGCGTGAGAGCTTTGTCCATCACGAGCACTACCAGACTGCACAGCTGCCGGAACAAATCCGTCAGTACGACCAGGCGCTGGTCAGCTACTGGCAGCAGATCGGCCGCGCGGATGGCCTGCCGTGGAGCGCCAATACCGCCCAGTACTACCAGAATGTCTATTTCCCTGAAGTCGCCCCGGTTGCCCGCAAGCAGGGCTTTGGTTTTGATCGTTAA